Genomic DNA from Mycolicibacterium helvum:
CGCAAGCTCGACGGTGTGCTCCACGGTGACCATCTGGGCCTGATTCCCGGGCCCGGGTCCGAACCCGGGGATTCGCGCATCTACCAACCGGGCGACGATGTGCGCCGGATGGACTGGTCGGTCACCGCACGCACGCAGGTCCCGCACGTGCGGCAGATGATCGCCGACCGGGAGTTGGAGACCTGGCTGGTGGTCGACATGTCGGCCAGCCTCGACTTCGGCACCACCGGCTGCGAGAAGCGCGACCTGGCGGTGGCTGCCGCGGCCGCGATCACCTACCTCAACAGCGGCGGTGGCAACCGCCTCGGCGCGATCATCGCCAACGGCGACCAGATCACCCGCGTGCCGGCCCTGTCCGGCCGCAACCACGAGCAGACGATGCTGCGGACCATTGCCACCATGCCGAAGGCGCCACCCGGAGTGCGCGGAGATTTGTCCGCCGCCATCGATGCGCTGCGCCGGCCCGAGCGCCGCCGCGGCATGGCCGTGGTGATCAGTGACTTCCTCGGCCCGATCACCTGGATGCGTCCGCTGCGCGCGATCGCCGCCCGCCACGAAGTCCTCGGCATCGAGGTGCTCGATCCGCGCGACGTCGAACTGCCCCCGGTCGGTGATGTGATCCTGCAGGACACCGAATCCGGTGCC
This window encodes:
- a CDS encoding DUF58 domain-containing protein; translation: MSDSQTIHPPSFQRGEIGDAKLSAALRTLELTIKRKLDGVLHGDHLGLIPGPGSEPGDSRIYQPGDDVRRMDWSVTARTQVPHVRQMIADRELETWLVVDMSASLDFGTTGCEKRDLAVAAAAAITYLNSGGGNRLGAIIANGDQITRVPALSGRNHEQTMLRTIATMPKAPPGVRGDLSAAIDALRRPERRRGMAVVISDFLGPITWMRPLRAIAARHEVLGIEVLDPRDVELPPVGDVILQDTESGATREFTIDEQLRDDFARAAAVHREEVARTFRRCGAPMMTLRTDRDWIADIVRFVASRRRGAMAGRQ